CGGCTTCTTCACCGATCGCCGCATCGGCGTGGACTGCGACGACATCTACGGCGTCGGCAGCGGTCCGGGCGTGTACCTCGGGACCGAAGTTCCCGTTTCCGACACCGACTCATTCCTTCCGCCCGGATGACCGTCGGCTTCCCGGATCGCGATCAGAACAAACCGGCTTGCGGGCCCCATCAGCTCAGGAACGCAGCGGAACGTAGATCTCGACGAGGAGATCCTGTTCCGGCGTGGTGTGGGGATCGTTGCAGTAGAGTTCAAAGGAGGGTGCGTCGCCCAGCTCACGCCCGCTGGCCGGCAGCCATTCCCCCAAAAACTGCTTCCAGGTGCGATGGAGATTGGAGTAGCTGCCCCGGTGTAGGGCGACGGCATATTCGCCGCCGGGGATGTCCTGAACACCCACCTCACCTCCACCCTGGCACGCCGGATCCACGGTGACACAGGCGTCGTAGCGGATCTGATCGGGCGGGGTCCCTTCAGGATCGTCATAGCAGATGCCCAGGCATCGGGTCTGCGACCCCAGCAGTCCGCGCGGACCGGCCCAGCCGCACAGCTTGTCCCATGCAGCCTTGCAGGTGGTGTACGGGCCGACATGCCGCACGCAGGCCACGTGCATCGGGGCAAGTGTTCGTACCTCTACTTCCATCGTCGTTCCTCCTGTATCCACCATGATAAAATCCTGTACCTGACCACCGGGTTGATAATGGACGCCTGACGGCACACACTTGCACACCAGGGGTGTGACGCTGCCGCGAAAAGCGGACGGCGATTCGCCGAACAGCGCCCGGAAAGCACGGGTGAAAGACTCGTGGGCCTCGTAGCCCGCCTCAAAGGCAATGTGCGTGACCGGATCGTGACCATGCCGGAGTCGATGGGCGGCCCGCTCCATCCGCAAGCGCCGAACCAGCTCCATGACCGATTCACCTACCATTCCGTGGAAGACGCGGTGGAAGTGGTAGGGGGAGAAGTGGGCAAGCCGGGCAAGCTCGACCAGCGACAGGGCATGGTCCAGATGCCCGTGAATGTGCTGGAGCACGGCGAGGATTCGAGCCCGGTAATCCTGCTGGGTACAAGTTCTCATGAAAGGCGATTCTATGCGGAATCACGCCCTCATGCTTGACCGTCCTTGCTGATTTGCAGCTTTCCCGGCCAAATCCTCCCCTGCTCTTTCAGTAGTGATGCCCCACGGCCACTCCCCCGGTGGCTTGTTCCAGAGGCGGCGTATACACTCTGAGCGTGAATCAGTCTCGACAGACACTCTTCAAGGCGATGGGATCCGCCTGGCTGGCGGCCTTGCTGCTGCTGCTTGTGCTCGTGGCGATGGCTTGTGCCACCGCTTATGAATCCACCCACGGTACGGCACTGGCTCTCCTGATGTTCTACAAGTCCTGGTGGTTCGAGGGCTTGCTGCTGCTTCTGGCCTTGAATGTGCTGGCCGCCGTCCTCGCCCGCCTTCCGCCGGATCGGGCTCGGGCCGGACCGGTGATCACCCACCTGGCCATCCTCGTCATTCTGGTTGGGGCGTGGGTCACCAAGTGCTTCGGTATTGACGGGCAGGTTGAGATTCGCGAAGGCCAGACCGTGCAGGCCTTTGACCTCCAACAGGATACCTTGACCCTGGAGGACTCCGGAGGTCACGCCCACACAAGCGTCGAACTCGATCCGGTGGTCTTTAACCGGTCCAGGGCGGCCGCAGAACCGGCTTTGGCACCGCTGGTGCTCGGTAACCTCCGTGTACAGATCGAGGCCTATGCTCCCGATAGCACCGAGCACCGGGAAGTGGTCAACGACAGTCAACAGCCTCAACCGGCGCTGGAGATCACGCTGGGCGCGGAGCAGGAGAAGCTAACCGGGTGGGTGTTTGCTGATCAGCCGTCCGAGATGAGTTCCTTTGGCCTGGTGGCCCGACGGGTCGCCGATGCCCGGGAGTTCGCCCGCCTTCTCGCTCCGCCTCCCGCCAGCCAGCCGGCTTCGAACGGAACGGTCAAGGTCGAGGTCGGCGAGAAGCGGTTCGAATACCCCCTCGAGCGGTGCACCGACCAGCCCATCGTCGTGGGGGACACGGGATTCTCGATCCAGGTGCTTCGCTATTTGCCCCACGCCGTGGTGGGCGCCGATCGGCAGGTCCGCTCCGTTTCGGATCAGCCGGTCAACCCGGCCATCGAGGTCGAAGTCACCGGGGCCGAGGGCTCTTCCAGGCGGCTGGCCTTTGCCCGTTTCCCGGATTTCTCATCCATGCACGGCGCCCAGGCGGCCGAGCACCTCAAGCTCACCTTCGTGGCCTCGGTCGACACGGTTCCGAAGATGCCCATGGAGGTGCTGATCGGCCCGTCGAATGCGCTGGCGGTACGCTTCACCGACAGGCATGGCCAGGTGACCATCGCCGAGGCCGCTCCAGGCAAGCCGGTGAAGACGCCGTTTGCGGGCATGACCTTCGAGATCGGCCGTTTCCTGGACCATGCCCGGGTGCGCCAGGAGGTGCGGCCGCTGAACACCGCTGGCGAGGACCCCACGCCCGCCCTGAAACTGGCCGTGACCA
This genomic stretch from Phycisphaerae bacterium harbors:
- a CDS encoding AraC family transcriptional regulator; amino-acid sequence: MRTCTQQDYRARILAVLQHIHGHLDHALSLVELARLAHFSPYHFHRVFHGMVGESVMELVRRLRMERAAHRLRHGHDPVTHIAFEAGYEAHESFTRAFRALFGESPSAFRGSVTPLVCKCVPSGVHYQPGGQVQDFIMVDTGGTTMEVEVRTLAPMHVACVRHVGPYTTCKAAWDKLCGWAGPRGLLGSQTRCLGICYDDPEGTPPDQIRYDACVTVDPACQGGGEVGVQDIPGGEYAVALHRGSYSNLHRTWKQFLGEWLPASGRELGDAPSFELYCNDPHTTPEQDLLVEIYVPLRS
- a CDS encoding cytochrome c biogenesis protein ResB encodes the protein MNQSRQTLFKAMGSAWLAALLLLLVLVAMACATAYESTHGTALALLMFYKSWWFEGLLLLLALNVLAAVLARLPPDRARAGPVITHLAILVILVGAWVTKCFGIDGQVEIREGQTVQAFDLQQDTLTLEDSGGHAHTSVELDPVVFNRSRAAAEPALAPLVLGNLRVQIEAYAPDSTEHREVVNDSQQPQPALEITLGAEQEKLTGWVFADQPSEMSSFGLVARRVADAREFARLLAPPPASQPASNGTVKVEVGEKRFEYPLERCTDQPIVVGDTGFSIQVLRYLPHAVVGADRQVRSVSDQPVNPAIEVEVTGAEGSSRRLAFARFPDFSSMHGAQAAEHLKLTFVASVDTVPKMPMEVLIGPSNALAVRFTDRHGQVTIAEAAPGKPVKTPFAGMTFEIGRFLDHARVRQEVRPLNTAGEDPTPALKLAVTTPAGTNRFWLRKYDARPIDSPGTSYLLQYTNRTLPLGFSLRLDEFRMDKYPGTERPRSFQSHVTFLDSASGHEQGEVISMNNPARHGSYTLFQSSYRLGEDSPSSTVLSVSWDPGQPIVFFGYVAMLSGMLWVAVARGLDRRRTAVVQ